The proteins below come from a single Felis catus isolate Fca126 chromosome A1, F.catus_Fca126_mat1.0, whole genome shotgun sequence genomic window:
- the LOC101084936 gene encoding platelet-derived growth factor receptor-like protein isoform X2: MKTPTEAAAPSLPASSILTLVLGRGRFQKVGDSLSLRAGDPLELRCRGKGVHWRVPVYLEEEGKERLRIKHFSRHSQLQLVNSTGADTGEYSCWAQHCQDGEGAEGEARQGKTFIFFADPEELFVPTEDYYKVVQLHSHQPVLLPCQVTNPLAHVTLHREFPPEEVPVDGIDISFDVKKGFTIHRPRASLAGALFCLASLGGLRQISTKYMLIYIKYPSSSPKPTIQASATSVQLGENFRVTCTALGEPDIAVDFIWEYPGQKLGRPPYVSEWASVVRQEGQVQQEAGSTLHVEEARAGDSGIYTCRATNLQGTGTATTRVRVTRSSHGSPAPS, translated from the exons ATGAAGACTCCCACAGAGGCTGCAGCCCcaagcctcccagcctcctccatTCTGACCCTGGTGTTAGGGAGGGGCCGCTTCCAGAAGGTGGGGGACTCTCTCAGCCTGCGGGCTGGGGATCCCCTGGAGCTTCGCTGCCGGGGCAAGGGGGTCCACTGGAGGGTGCCTGTATACCTGGAAGAGGAGGGCAAGGAACGCCTGAG AATCAAGCACTTCAGCCGTCACAGCCAGCTGCAGCTGGTCAACTCCACGGGCGCGGACACGGGGGAATACAGCTGCTGGGCTCAGCACTGCCAGGATGGCGAGGGCGCAGAAGGCGAGGCCCGCCAGGGAAAGACCTTCATCTTCTTCGCAG accCAGAGGAGCTCTTTGTCCCCACCGAGGATTATTATAAGGTGGTGCAGTTGCACAGCCATCAACCAGTCCTGCTTCCCTGCCAGGTGACCAACCCTCTGGCCCATGTGACACTGCATCGGGAGTTCCCCCCGGAGGAAGTCCCAGTGGATGGGATAGACATCTCCTTTGACGTGAAGAAGGGCTTCACCATCCACCGGCCCCGAGCTTCCTTGGCTGGAGCCCTCTTCTGCTTGgccagcctgggtggcttgagACAAATCTCTACCAAGTACATGCTGATCTACATCAAGT ACCCGTCATCCTCCCCCAAACCCACTATCCAAGCTTCAGCAACATCAGTCCAACTGGGAGAGAACTTCCGTGTGACCTGCACGGCTCTGGGTGAGCCAGACATTGCTGTGGACTTTATCTGGGAATATCCAGGGCAGAAG CTGGGCCGACCCCCCTACGTCAGCGAGTGGGCCAGTGTCGTTCGCCAAGAGGGCCAGGTACAGCAGGAGGCAGGGAGTACCCTGCATGTGGAAGAGGCCCGGGCTGGGGACTCTGGCATCTACACCTGCAGGGCTACCAACCTTCAGGGCACGGGGACTGCCACCACCCGCGTCCGTGTAACCAGAAGCTCTCATGGGTCCCCTGCCCCTTCCTAG
- the LOC101084936 gene encoding platelet-derived growth factor receptor-like protein isoform X1: MVPRACCWLSWCLLICVISAEVQEHGRTPKAQKKTAFKAASPGDVKPPGAPGGKKPKADLSQKTLQMKTPTEAAAPSLPASSILTLVLGRGRFQKVGDSLSLRAGDPLELRCRGKGVHWRVPVYLEEEGKERLRIKHFSRHSQLQLVNSTGADTGEYSCWAQHCQDGEGAEGEARQGKTFIFFADPEELFVPTEDYYKVVQLHSHQPVLLPCQVTNPLAHVTLHREFPPEEVPVDGIDISFDVKKGFTIHRPRASLAGALFCLASLGGLRQISTKYMLIYIKYPSSSPKPTIQASATSVQLGENFRVTCTALGEPDIAVDFIWEYPGQKLGRPPYVSEWASVVRQEGQVQQEAGSTLHVEEARAGDSGIYTCRATNLQGTGTATTRVRVTRSSHGSPAPS; this comes from the exons CTGAAGTCCAGGAGCATGGCAGAACTCCCAAGGCTCAGAAAAAGACAGCCTTCAAAGCAGCCAGCCCTGGAGACGTgaagcccccaggagccccaggtgggaaaaaacccaaagcagACCTCAGCCAGAAGACCCTGCAGATGAAGACTCCCACAGAGGCTGCAGCCCcaagcctcccagcctcctccatTCTGACCCTGGTGTTAGGGAGGGGCCGCTTCCAGAAGGTGGGGGACTCTCTCAGCCTGCGGGCTGGGGATCCCCTGGAGCTTCGCTGCCGGGGCAAGGGGGTCCACTGGAGGGTGCCTGTATACCTGGAAGAGGAGGGCAAGGAACGCCTGAG AATCAAGCACTTCAGCCGTCACAGCCAGCTGCAGCTGGTCAACTCCACGGGCGCGGACACGGGGGAATACAGCTGCTGGGCTCAGCACTGCCAGGATGGCGAGGGCGCAGAAGGCGAGGCCCGCCAGGGAAAGACCTTCATCTTCTTCGCAG accCAGAGGAGCTCTTTGTCCCCACCGAGGATTATTATAAGGTGGTGCAGTTGCACAGCCATCAACCAGTCCTGCTTCCCTGCCAGGTGACCAACCCTCTGGCCCATGTGACACTGCATCGGGAGTTCCCCCCGGAGGAAGTCCCAGTGGATGGGATAGACATCTCCTTTGACGTGAAGAAGGGCTTCACCATCCACCGGCCCCGAGCTTCCTTGGCTGGAGCCCTCTTCTGCTTGgccagcctgggtggcttgagACAAATCTCTACCAAGTACATGCTGATCTACATCAAGT ACCCGTCATCCTCCCCCAAACCCACTATCCAAGCTTCAGCAACATCAGTCCAACTGGGAGAGAACTTCCGTGTGACCTGCACGGCTCTGGGTGAGCCAGACATTGCTGTGGACTTTATCTGGGAATATCCAGGGCAGAAG CTGGGCCGACCCCCCTACGTCAGCGAGTGGGCCAGTGTCGTTCGCCAAGAGGGCCAGGTACAGCAGGAGGCAGGGAGTACCCTGCATGTGGAAGAGGCCCGGGCTGGGGACTCTGGCATCTACACCTGCAGGGCTACCAACCTTCAGGGCACGGGGACTGCCACCACCCGCGTCCGTGTAACCAGAAGCTCTCATGGGTCCCCTGCCCCTTCCTAG